ttagcagatgagagtggattcatggtttgtcattgaaaatcttatatgctaccaaagaatctacactcataacacttccaaaacaacaaaacccagtactccatgggttagcaacccatgggggtggttggcaccctcaatctgggccaccccagcacccccaagtgcatttatggggctgctgaagcctccattcttccctatggagaaaaatcttaaagccacttgtggggtgcttgggtggcccagagttagtggtggtctagtgcaaagagggtgccaaccacccccatgggttgctaacccatggagtactgggttttgttgtttctgaagtgttctgagtgtagattctttggtagcatataagattttcaattacaaaccatgaatccactctcatctgctaaccttaaagacacataaacttcaataatcacttaaaaaccagccctttgcccaattcctttcaaataattctgatagcttccttgcccaccttgggaactaccacccaccacacttcactctaggacacccctttctcctcaacgtgaagctatacattatCTGCAATCCCagatacccctgggtgccagctaccatcctaccaatttttggatgtctgaaccggttcaaattgaaccaccacctggttcggttcgaattcgaacctggaGCTCGAACCTGacggctggttcggtttgaattcgaacctggaGCTCGAACCTGacggctggttcggtttgaattcgaaccggttcgcacatacCTATAAGGGACTGAAATGTTTAAATTCCTTTTTGATTGGAATACAAGCACCTCTTGGTAGAAAAAGTATGCAAATAGTTAACTAAAGATTTCTTGCAGCAGAAAGCTACTTCCCTTGCTATTCTGCACATCAACAGAGCAAGCTTAATTGCCAATTCAAGATGTTACTAAAGGCATTAGCAGTCTGGACTAACACCACTAGCTCAAGTATGTATAATGCTGGAAATTAGCAGAAGGTTCAAGTGGTTCTAACTTAAGAAGCCAGACTCTCGGAAAACTAGGGATCAGAGATGGCCATAAAAACTGCAGATCAGTGTCTCTGGCTGTTCTATGGGCTGATTGAACAGTGCTCAAAAACCAACTGGTTCAAAATTCAGGATCCAGACATTTTAAATTGGAATGCACTGCATGGGTCATATAATTCTGATATTATTCTGGCCATAGATTAAAAAATGGTCTACTGGAAATAATTTTAGAAGTGAAACCTTCATGCTGTTGGTAAAATGAAGTACAGCCTGCCCTGCCTCTCCCGCTGGTAAATAAAGTAGACAAGGCAATTGTGAAGCTGAAGCTTCAGTCCAACTTGAAGCAACCCCTTTTATTTGGGCCAAGGAGGGTCCGACTGGCTGCCTAAAGGGCCAAATCGAATCGTGACACACTCTGAAGTGTTGACGCAGCTCCTGAATTTAATCAAGGCCTGCTTCGCAAAGCCATACTTTGTGTTCCCTCACCTTCAGAACAGAGGAAGGTAGAAACATTAACTGGGGACTTTTTGACCTTAATGCCATGACCATGAAATGTTATGACAAGGGAGATCCTCttcaatcaatcacagctggCCTTTGAGAGTGCAGTGAAAACACAATTTAGGACAGCCTTTGGAGCAATATAATGCTGTTGCTAGTTGTAGAAATATTTTATTGTAATGTTGTACTGTAATATTGCAGTGCTTCATGTTTTATAGATACTGCTAGCTCGGATCTGGGGTTTAGAGCTTCTTTTGACAAGTTACCATCTTTCTGTAACTGACAGATTCACAAGCCTACATACTGATGTTCCTTATCAAATTAGTTTTGTTTAGATATACTGTAGGATGtatatttatctttatttattgcaTTGTCCCAGAAGGTGACAATTCACTGATTTGCATTGGTCTAACAGATCTTATGAATTTCAATATTATACAAGAtatactgaagaagaagaaatgacatCCAGTGAAAGAAATCTGTAATAGGAGAAGCCTACTTACTTCTGTGTTTGCCCATCATTGTAAGTTATGGTCAGATACATTTCTCCTATATACACTCCTATATAGAAGTGTCTCCTATatacttctcctcctcctaggAGAAGTGtgcagtaggagtgtgcacaaaacggaGTTtgcgttttgtttcgagcttgaaacaaaaaatGCTGAAGACATTTCATTGaaagccagctgtttcaacaaaatacTCGAAATGTGtccagtgccattttggagggctgcttTTCTGTGAAAAACAAACACCTGGTCTACTTTTCTGAGAAGACCAGGCCTCCGCTCTGGACTTAGAGCATCAACCTGCTTCAGACTTGTCTACCTGTCAaccccaatcggtagaccagctctccccggaaaaGCACTCTTCAAAAATGGTACTCATAATCGTAtagttctgtttcaagctcaaattgtTTTGCAAATCTCAAGTGTGGAGTATAATAGTATGTCACTCCAGTAGCAATTTGACAGTCATACTTACTGTAAAGAAAGGACAACTGCAAAGGTGGAAAGTATGATCATAGGAAGGAGGCAGTATCCTAGGACACTGGCAACACAGCCAAAGGAGACACCCGTCATACTCATTAAGTTCAGTAGGCAGAACATGCCTAAGCACCCAATTGCACTAATTCCGTAGACATAGCCAAACTGAATTTTGCCAgcctaggagagagagagagaaataagttcagcatattaaaaaaaaaataaaaaaaaatccccttctcacaaagaaaaaaccaaatgGAAAAAATGGTGTTCATTGTGATAACAGGAACCATTTCCAAGAGCAGCAATTGACAGAGTTATGTTATCTTATTGTTTAACAAAATTAGTGTGTGTATTAGTTTTACAACTGCTTGTTAGGGGCACAAGCTAGGGAGAGggtaaagcagcagcagtaaagggTGAACAGTCAGAATTGGGCATATGATGTATTAATACTATGATTTGAGAAGAAAtgtttaaccaccaccaccaacgtGATGTTTCCTAGAGGAAGAAAGTAGAATCCTACTAAAAACTTGGATCTTGACCAATAGGGAGCTCTCAGGGCATATTACATGAACACATCACACTGGGCAAGTTCAGATGCCACATGGAATCATGGTTGAATTTAGGTTTTGCGTGACATCTCCAAGCCTTGGGAGAGTGCTCTCTCATCTCCCCATGCATAAGTTGGAAAAATTTGACAATACCCATTAGCAATGTAACAACAGACTGGGATCTGAACACATGCTTTGAAAAAGATTTCCGATATCCATTTATTTCAAGAATTtataataaaccaagattggtcaatTTGGACATCACAGCCAACCTTGTTTCTAACCAATGTTGTTTTTAACCACTCAGAATTTGAATTCTTCTGACTAGTGTGTGGCTAAGTGGAGTGCGTGCACTCCCAAGGCCTGGAGATGTCACATGGAAACCAGAAGTAACTGTAATTCtgtatgacatctgaaccaacccatTATCTCTATAAACAATGTAAAGCTATTGCTTGTGGCACCAAGATCTGAATTGTGAAACTTGATGTGTAGATGTTTTTTCCTTAGGGTAAAGTTCAGACGTTGCTCTCTATTTCAGTCATGATATTCAAACTAGAAGTCAGTCCAAGGAGCATTAATTTGTATACTAACATATGATTAGAGCATGTATGAACAtgctaagccattttggaagggtgatatatacatcaaacaaacaaacaacgaaCACTGAACATAGTTCTCATGGGTTTGTTTTTGGCAGCTTTATtacggtctctctctctctctctctctctctctctctctctctctctctctctctctctctctctcacacacactcacacacacacacacacacacacacacccatccattATATAAACTTAACACAAATTAACACTTGCAAGAAAATTCTGAGTTTGCAACTACTTCATTTTTGTCTTACAACCTTTAAACAGATGGAGGAATACACTCACTGACTTCTTACCAGCAATAACGTGGCACCAAATGCTAAACAGAAGACCATGGGTCCTGCCAAATCAGTTTCATTCATGATGCTGCCATCTGCTGCTTTTAATGGGTGTAGTACTGTGAGAGTCTTCTGCCAGATGTGATCAAAATTGATTCCTAGTTCTATGGATAAGAgaaaatattttattgatttgtgtACATGGTCATGGGACTGCTGCATAAATCTGAAACTCCTAAAGTGGATGGAGATAACTAACAGAAATCAAGTGTTTTCGTTGGTTGTATTTCTTTtggaggttttctttctttcaaagctGCCCACCCACATCTGCATGCTTTCTTTCCATTTAAGTTTCCTTAAAAACAGCTTGGAAGAGGCTAGTTAAGTATATGTGAAGCTTCTGGCCGAAAGACAgggtaacaattttttaaaataaatggaactGACAAAAACTCAACAGCAAATGGCCTTTCTTGATTAAAGATTAGCTGTCACTGCTCTTTTGTAAGTAGTCCTACATTTATTAACCTAGATGGAAGTTAtacaatcaataaaattaaacCTTCTAGTAAGGGTGGCTCATCTTCAAAATTGCTTCCGTAGAAGGACTGTGGTGAAGACGGAGTGTATGTAGTTGATGGCTGAAAAATCTGACCAGTGTAAGGCTGCTGTTGCGGCATCATCTCTGGGGGGACATATCCACTTTGCTGAGAATACTCATAGCCACCATATTGTCTGCAGAGAGTAAAGTTCTATTATTAGTCCAATGAATATAGCACCTTCGCTTACAATACATAGTCTCTACGGTGGGTTTCACATGTCATTCTGAACCTGAAGTGTGGCACAACAGGCAGAGCCCTGGGAACACAGCCGTGCCCTACTGCAAGGCTCAGGAAGGATATGCTGAGATGGAATGTGTTATGTGAACCTGCCAATctcagcatatttatttattgagtttatgtaccgcctagtatagaaatctctaggtggtgtgcagaattaaaaaaatataaaacatttaaaattcataaaaagataaaaatcattatAGATGAAAACACACATTAATATTTAAAATTTGATCTCAGTTGAATTcatgggaaaataggtatgtcttcaaggtcctcctaaaaacagagaaggatatgctcttatttcagcagggagcatgttccaaaaccttgaggaagccacagagaaggcccggtctcaagtcaccaccaaactaGTTGGCGGCGACCACagctggacttctccagatgatcttaataggcgacagggttcacggctttcttaaataccttggacctaagcagttaagggctttataggtaataaccagtactttgtatttcattcggaaacgtatcagcagccagggcagttcttttagaatcggtgttatatggtcccttggggtaaacccagagactaatctggctgctgcattctgtaccaattgtaattcctgaactatgtacagaggcagccccacatagagggcattacagtagtcaagcttagaggttactagcatacgtaccacagttttaaggtcatttgtctccagaaatggacatatctggtatatcagccaaagctgataaaaagcactcctggccacagactcaacctgagaaaccagggagagtttgggatccaggaacactcccagactatgaacctgatcttttatcagcagtgtaaccccatccagaacaggcatatctaaaccatctctcgaatcctgaccccctacagacagtacctctgtcttgtttggattcaacttcagcctgttatccctcatccagcccaacatcgcctccaggcaagcacttaggggggtcatgccatttcctgatgaagttggtatagagaaatagatctgggtgtcatcagcatattgacagcatcccagaccaaacttcctgatgatctctcccagtggttttacaTAGATGtcaaaagcactggagacagtatggagccttgtggaaccctaCTCTTTAGCTTTATCTTTTCAGAGCAACAAtatccaagtgacaccatctggaatctgccagagaggtaggaaccacagtaaaacagtgccacccaatcccacctccttcaagcgatccagcaggataccatggttgatggtatagaaatccgtcgagagatccaaagggatcagcagagtcacactccctctgtcgaccaccaattggagatcatctatcaggccaaccaagacagtctcaaccccatagcccatctgaaagccagcctggaaaggatctaaataatctgtgtcatccaaaattgcctggagctgagaagcaaccactcgctcagtCACCTTActcaaccaaggaagattagagatggttctgtaattagctaactctgagggatccaatgcaagtttcttcaaataATGTCTAATAATAGCTTtatttaagacaaggaggcatcctaccttccctcaaagaagcatttatgatttttaccagaccctctctgattaTTAGACTGACAGATGAAATATGCCAagttaggcaagggtcaagagagcaggtggtggggcataCAGTCCGAAGacgtttgtccacatcttcagaagtaacaaactgaaaacgatccaattcaatcctacaagaggggttTCTGGGCACCTCtatgatagactctgcagtaactgcatgaatacaatatattttatctgcaaaatagtTAAACACATTTcagtgagtgacagatggttccaagttcaaattcaaggcagagggggcatgaactagccccctcacaaccctagacagctggatgtgaatttacaGAAGCAATGCGAACAGAGAAGAAC
Above is a window of Hemicordylus capensis ecotype Gifberg chromosome 2, rHemCap1.1.pri, whole genome shotgun sequence DNA encoding:
- the YIPF5 gene encoding protein YIPF5 isoform X1; translated protein: MSGFDNLNTEFYQTSYSIDDQAQSSDYGGGAYNRQYGGYEYSQQSGYVPPEMMPQQQPYTGQIFQPSTTYTPSSPQSFYGSNFEDEPPLLEELGINFDHIWQKTLTVLHPLKAADGSIMNETDLAGPMVFCLAFGATLLLAGKIQFGYVYGISAIGCLGMFCLLNLMSMTGVSFGCVASVLGYCLLPMIILSTFAVVLSLQGMMGVILAAGIIGWCSFSASKIFTSALAMEGQQLLVAYPCALLYGVFALISVF
- the YIPF5 gene encoding protein YIPF5 isoform X2; the protein is MMPQQQPYTGQIFQPSTTYTPSSPQSFYGSNFEDEPPLLEELGINFDHIWQKTLTVLHPLKAADGSIMNETDLAGPMVFCLAFGATLLLAGKIQFGYVYGISAIGCLGMFCLLNLMSMTGVSFGCVASVLGYCLLPMIILSTFAVVLSLQGMMGVILAAGIIGWCSFSASKIFTSALAMEGQQLLVAYPCALLYGVFALISVF